One segment of Synergistota bacterium DNA contains the following:
- the flhA gene encoding flagellar biosynthesis protein FlhA, with translation MAEVRATTSYPWLKHSDIIVAIALVMAVILMIIPIPTTLLDFLLAFNITFAILVLLATFYIARPLDFSVFPSLLLFTTLFRLGLNVSTTRWILLQGYAGKVILAFGNFVVGGNYVVGAVIFLILFLIQFIVITRGAERVAEVAARFTLDAMPGKQMSIDADLNAGLIDEAEARRRREEIQREADFYGAMDGASKFVKGDAIAGVFITLVNIIGGLVIGVIQRGLPLSEALKTYTLLTVGDGLVAQIPALVISTATAIIVSRAAAEHDLGVEFLKQITYHPRPLMIGATILTLFAIVPGLPTVPFLTLAIIVGSMAFIMRRAARIEKVKMIEEEKRKEEEEVRRPESVLSLLQVDPMEIEIGYSLIPLVDPKQGGDLLDRITMIRRQIAMELGLVVPPIRIRDNMQLKPNEYVIKIRGVEVGRGELMVDYYLAMNPGTAKEKLEGIETKEPAFGLPAIWIPAEQRERAEWLGYTVVDPPAVLATHLTEIIKRHAAELLTRQEVQNLIDLVRGQHPALVEELSRALSLGEIQKVLQGLLKEGVPIR, from the coding sequence ATGGCTGAGGTTAGAGCTACCACGAGCTATCCGTGGCTGAAGCATAGCGATATAATAGTCGCCATAGCGCTTGTTATGGCGGTTATATTGATGATAATTCCCATTCCTACTACCTTGCTTGATTTTCTTCTCGCTTTTAATATTACATTTGCTATTCTTGTTCTCCTCGCTACCTTTTATATAGCACGCCCTCTTGATTTTTCCGTCTTTCCATCTCTTCTTCTCTTTACCACTCTTTTTAGGCTTGGCTTAAACGTTTCAACAACGAGATGGATCTTGCTTCAGGGATATGCAGGGAAGGTGATACTGGCGTTTGGAAACTTCGTCGTAGGGGGAAATTACGTAGTCGGTGCGGTAATATTCCTAATTCTTTTCCTAATACAATTTATAGTGATAACAAGGGGAGCGGAAAGAGTTGCGGAGGTTGCAGCTCGCTTTACTTTAGATGCGATGCCTGGAAAGCAGATGAGCATAGATGCTGACCTTAACGCTGGTTTAATAGATGAGGCTGAAGCAAGAAGAAGGAGGGAAGAGATTCAGAGAGAGGCAGACTTTTATGGTGCTATGGACGGAGCAAGTAAATTTGTTAAAGGGGATGCGATAGCAGGTGTCTTTATCACACTGGTTAATATAATAGGCGGTTTAGTTATAGGCGTTATTCAAAGAGGGCTTCCATTGAGTGAAGCCCTAAAGACATATACTTTACTTACCGTAGGGGATGGTCTCGTCGCTCAGATCCCTGCTCTCGTTATATCTACCGCCACTGCGATAATAGTTAGCAGGGCAGCTGCTGAACATGATCTTGGAGTGGAATTTCTTAAGCAGATCACCTATCATCCTCGCCCGCTAATGATAGGAGCCACTATACTTACGCTCTTTGCTATCGTTCCAGGTTTGCCAACCGTGCCGTTTCTGACTCTTGCTATTATTGTGGGCAGTATGGCTTTTATAATGAGAAGGGCAGCGAGAATCGAAAAAGTCAAGATGATAGAAGAGGAGAAGAGGAAAGAGGAAGAGGAGGTACGAAGACCGGAAAGCGTGCTTTCTTTGCTTCAGGTTGATCCGATGGAGATAGAGATAGGCTACTCTCTGATTCCTCTCGTTGATCCCAAGCAGGGTGGAGATCTCTTAGACAGAATAACGATGATAAGAAGACAAATAGCCATGGAACTCGGGCTCGTCGTTCCTCCTATAAGGATAAGGGATAACATGCAGCTTAAACCGAATGAATATGTGATAAAGATAAGAGGGGTTGAGGTAGGAAGGGGAGAGCTCATGGTAGACTACTATCTCGCTATGAATCCAGGAACCGCTAAGGAAAAGCTGGAGGGTATAGAGACTAAGGAGCCTGCCTTCGGTCTACCCGCTATATGGATACCTGCTGAGCAAAGGGAAAGAGCGGAATGGCTTGGCTATACCGTTGTGGATCCTCCTGCAGTTTTAGCAACGCATCTTACTGAGATAATAAAAAGACATGCAGCTGAGCTTCTGACTCGCCAGGAGGTCCAGAATTTGATAGACCTTGTTAGAGGACAGCATCCCGCGCTTGTTGAGGAGCTTAGCAGAGCTTTGAGTCTTGGCGAGATCCAGAAAGTTTTACAGGGACTACTTAAGGAAGGGGTTCCTATAAGGG